From Deltaproteobacteria bacterium:
ACTCCGCGGTCCTGAGCGGTGTGAGCCGCGCACTGCTCGCGCGCGCCCAGGTCGACTTCGCGATCACCAAGCCGGGCGACCCCGAGACCATCCTCGAGGCGGTCGAGCGCGCGCTCGCGTGGGCCGAGGTGGCCTAGCGGGCAGGGTCCCCCGGGGATCAAGGACCCCTCACGCGTTTTTCTCGGCGGGCTCCCCCTTTTTTCTGCGCCGAAAGCGCCCGCGCGGTGAGGAAGAAGCGAGCGAAACGTGCTTCGATCACCGCGGGATGGAGCGCATCCGAGTGTTGCTGGTCGACGATCACACGATCGTCCGTCAGGGGCTGCGCTGCATCCTCGCCACCGACGAGGAGATCGAGGTCGTCGGCGAGGCCGGTGACGGGCGCAGCGCGGTCGATCTCGCCGAGCGGCTGCGGCCCGACGTGGTGGTGATGGACCTGACGCTCCCCGAGCTGAACGGGATCGAGGCCACGCGGCGCATCTACAAGCAGGAGAAGGACGCCAAGGTGCTCATCCTCACCATGCACACCGACCGCATGTTCGTCCGCCAGAGCCTGAAGGCGGGCGCGCGCGGCTACCTGGTGAAGGACGCCGAGGACACCGATCTCGTGAAGGCGGTCAAGGTGATCGGCCGCGGCGGCTCGTTCTTCAACGCCGAGGTCTCCCGCATGCTGCTCAGCGACTACCTGGGGGAGCGACCGCCGGGGGACGACGACGACCTCACGCGTCTCACGGGGCGGGAGCGCGAGATCCTCCAGCTCATCGCCGAGGGGCGCACGAACGCCGAGATCGCCGCCACCCTCTCGCTCAGCCAGAACACGGTCGAGACCCACCGCAAGCAGATCATGAAGAAGCTCGACCTCCACAAGACGGCCGAGCTGGTCCGCTTCGCGCTGCGCAAGCAAGTGGTGAACTGAGCTGCGCGCTCGCCCGGCGCCGCCGTGACCCGGCGCGGCGCGTCAGTTGGCTCCCCTTCGTCAGGTCAGGTATCTCCCCCCGTTCCCCACACTCGCGTCCCGTCGCAGATCCGGAGCGATGATAGCGCAGACCGCAACGCATCTAGCTGGCCAGAAGCCCTACCGTAACATTAGTCTTGACGCGGCGACCCGCGCGTGTTGTTGCACAATCATGTGCTTTGCCCGGCTCCGTGCGCCGGGCTTGGCAGTTGACGAGAACGTTTGCCTCATAGCTGACCGCCGTGAGTCCGGTACGCATGCCCGCGCTGAGCCCCAGCACCCTCCCCGCACTCGCGGTAGATGCGCGGCCGTCCGCGCGGGGCAAGTTCATCTTCGTCGGCGATGACAAGCTATATGTCCGCGGCGTGACCTATGGGACGTTCCGGCCCGACGAGGATGGTCACGAATATCCCGCCGCGGACGTCGTCGAGCGAGATTTCGCTCACATGGCGGCATGCGGCCTGAACGCGGTCC
This genomic window contains:
- a CDS encoding response regulator transcription factor produces the protein MERIRVLLVDDHTIVRQGLRCILATDEEIEVVGEAGDGRSAVDLAERLRPDVVVMDLTLPELNGIEATRRIYKQEKDAKVLILTMHTDRMFVRQSLKAGARGYLVKDAEDTDLVKAVKVIGRGGSFFNAEVSRMLLSDYLGERPPGDDDDLTRLTGREREILQLIAEGRTNAEIAATLSLSQNTVETHRKQIMKKLDLHKTAELVRFALRKQVVN